In Nitratiruptor sp. YY09-18, a single window of DNA contains:
- a CDS encoding ROK family protein has protein sequence MKLALDIGGTYVRWEIVDKKKGKEQLRNIDLQSFIEDLIKKSRITAVGISYAGQVCNNEILSAPNIHATIEPEKFGIPYIIENDLKCAVLAEAKFFNTSSITALYSGTGLGSASVDQGNLIRGYKNLAGEIGHIPYKKAPFRCGCGKDNCIELYASGSGLQKWADYLKIEATLKNEKLYKLYTEALLYAAATTLTLFNPSILVLGGGVIKHNLGIIEVIQENITHYAPLFALREAQIKLTQLEDASLEGVKILLERLP, from the coding sequence ATGAAACTAGCTCTTGATATTGGTGGCACATATGTAAGATGGGAAATAGTTGATAAAAAAAAGGGCAAAGAGCAACTGCGTAATATCGATTTGCAAAGCTTTATTGAGGATTTGATCAAAAAAAGCAGAATTACAGCAGTTGGTATCTCCTATGCGGGACAGGTTTGTAACAATGAAATCCTCTCTGCACCCAATATTCATGCCACGATTGAGCCAGAAAAATTTGGAATCCCTTACATTATTGAAAATGACCTCAAATGTGCCGTTTTGGCTGAAGCAAAATTTTTCAATACATCCTCTATCACAGCCCTCTACTCTGGCACAGGTCTTGGAAGTGCTAGCGTTGATCAAGGCAATCTTATTCGAGGCTATAAAAACCTAGCGGGCGAAATCGGTCATATTCCGTATAAAAAGGCTCCTTTTCGCTGTGGCTGCGGAAAAGATAACTGCATCGAGCTCTATGCCTCCGGCAGTGGCTTGCAAAAGTGGGCAGACTATCTTAAAATTGAAGCAACGCTAAAAAATGAAAAGCTCTACAAACTCTACACCGAAGCGCTTTTATATGCAGCAGCTACCACTCTTACACTTTTCAATCCTTCTATTTTGGTATTGGGTGGCGGTGTCATCAAACACAATCTGGGTATAATAGAAGTTATACAAGAAAATATAACTCATTACGCCCCACTCTTTGCTTTGCGAGAGGCTCAGATCAAACTTACACAACTTGAAGATGCCTCATTAGAAGGAGTAAAAATTCTACTTGAAAGGCTGCCATGA
- the glgA gene encoding glycogen synthase GlgA: protein MKRNILFCASEMTPFAKTGGLADVAAALPKHLKKLGHNVKVVIPRYYTINKADLEFVIGNIGVDMGPLGTLWCGAYKTIWEGVEVYFIDYEIFFGRANLYTDYNGYSYPDNDARFIFFSKAALELARALDFRPDIIHANDWHTAAQPILLNTILRNDPFFQKTASVFTIHNLQHQGVFAKSAFEYLGIGWEHFNMYEMEAMGALNLMKGAVYHADKITTVSPKYAQEMQTPEFGFGLQEHIKAHAYKLFGILNGVDYDEWNPKTDPFIAKNYDIDDLSGKRVCKQDLQKTFRLAQREDLPLIGFVGRFAQQKGIELIAAAMHELVHLPLQMVFLGSGEKWAEGFFQDIASRYENVGCYVGYSNELAHKIEAGSDLFLMPSLFEPCGLNQIYSLRYGTLPIVRAVGGLDDTIQNYEPHSKTGDGFKFYDATKDALIGTVRWAVDTWLHDKGGINKMIYTAMSKRFDWQRSAKEYERVYELALETKQ from the coding sequence ATGAAACGAAACATACTCTTTTGTGCTTCAGAAATGACACCATTTGCCAAAACTGGCGGACTTGCCGATGTGGCTGCGGCTTTGCCAAAACATCTCAAAAAATTGGGACACAATGTTAAAGTTGTTATTCCCAGATACTACACGATCAATAAAGCAGATTTAGAGTTTGTTATAGGCAATATCGGTGTAGATATGGGACCTCTTGGGACGTTATGGTGCGGTGCATATAAAACTATCTGGGAAGGAGTAGAAGTCTATTTTATCGATTATGAGATATTTTTTGGCAGAGCCAATCTCTATACTGACTATAACGGCTACTCCTATCCAGACAATGATGCACGTTTTATTTTCTTTTCCAAAGCGGCACTGGAACTTGCAAGAGCTTTGGATTTCAGGCCCGATATCATCCATGCTAACGATTGGCACACGGCAGCCCAGCCAATCCTTCTCAATACTATTTTGCGCAACGATCCATTCTTTCAAAAAACCGCTTCCGTTTTTACGATACACAATCTCCAACATCAAGGCGTTTTTGCTAAAAGTGCTTTTGAATATCTGGGAATTGGCTGGGAACATTTCAATATGTATGAGATGGAGGCTATGGGCGCACTCAATCTCATGAAGGGTGCAGTGTATCATGCAGACAAGATTACAACTGTAAGTCCAAAATATGCACAAGAGATGCAGACACCAGAGTTTGGATTTGGTTTGCAAGAGCATATCAAAGCCCATGCATACAAGCTCTTTGGGATTTTAAATGGCGTCGATTATGATGAGTGGAATCCAAAAACGGATCCCTTTATAGCCAAAAACTACGATATCGACGATCTTAGCGGCAAAAGAGTGTGTAAGCAGGATCTGCAAAAAACATTTAGACTTGCTCAAAGAGAGGATCTTCCACTCATCGGTTTTGTAGGACGATTTGCACAGCAAAAAGGAATAGAGCTGATAGCTGCAGCCATGCATGAATTGGTACATCTGCCTTTGCAGATGGTCTTTTTAGGCAGCGGAGAAAAATGGGCGGAGGGTTTTTTCCAAGATATTGCAAGCCGATATGAAAATGTTGGCTGCTATGTGGGATACTCCAATGAGCTTGCTCACAAGATTGAAGCAGGAAGCGATCTTTTTTTGATGCCAAGTCTTTTTGAACCATGCGGACTCAATCAGATCTACTCTCTACGCTATGGAACTCTTCCGATTGTGAGGGCGGTAGGAGGGCTTGATGATACGATCCAAAACTATGAGCCCCATTCAAAAACGGGAGATGGCTTTAAATTTTATGATGCTACCAAAGATGCACTGATTGGAACGGTCCGCTGGGCTGTAGATACCTGGCTTCACGATAAAGGAGGCATAAATAAAATGATCTATACTGCTATGAGCAAACGGTTTGATTGGCAAAGAAGCGCAAAAGAGTATGAGAGAGTCTATGAACTGGCACTGGAGACAAAACAATGA
- the glgB gene encoding 1,4-alpha-glucan branching protein GlgB, which translates to MICYDITRFSDFDIYLFKEGTHTKLYKKFGSHIMEYEEEAGVYFAVWAPNAKYVSVVGDFNGYDATTHPLKKREDGSGIWEGFTTDAKIGQTYKYHIITPYNTTLLKADPYAFYAEKPPKSASRIWSLKGYGWKDSQWMQKRAKTNIHESPMNIYEVHLGSWRRKDDGSYLSYTEAAKELAQYLVKLGYTHVELLPITEYPFKGSWGYQVSGYFAPTARYGTPQEFMEFVDIMHSHGIGIILDWVPSHFVTDGHGLIAFDGTALYEYEDPKKGYHPEWKSAVFDYGKNEVRAFLISSAHFWLEKYHIDGIRVDAVASMLYLDYGRKEGEWEPNIYGGNENLEAISFLKQLNESCYGTFEGITMIAEESTAFPGVTKPVYAGGLGFGYKWNMGWMHDTLKYFKTDPLFRKYHHNQITFSMWYAYDENFILPLSHDEVVHMKGSLINKMPGDLNQKLANLKALFGYMMAHPGKKLLFMGGEFGQYKEWDFDGELQWELLQDPKHKALQRMLQDLNTLYKTTPALYQWDEKREGFMWLNEKDWQRSVLSFARVAKDESIVVVCNFADTQYEDYILPVPKKGRYKEIFNSQHPKYLGWDMFADRDIQSEPKECCGFENSITITLPALSILYFELTL; encoded by the coding sequence ATGATTTGCTATGATATAACGCGCTTTAGCGATTTTGATATCTACCTCTTCAAAGAAGGCACTCACACAAAACTCTATAAAAAATTTGGCTCTCATATTATGGAATATGAAGAAGAGGCTGGAGTCTATTTTGCCGTATGGGCACCGAATGCAAAGTATGTGAGTGTCGTCGGAGATTTCAACGGATACGATGCAACCACTCATCCACTTAAAAAAAGAGAAGATGGAAGTGGCATATGGGAAGGCTTTACAACTGATGCAAAGATTGGTCAAACCTACAAATACCATATTATCACTCCCTATAACACCACTTTGCTCAAAGCAGACCCCTACGCATTTTATGCAGAAAAGCCTCCAAAGTCGGCTTCAAGGATCTGGTCTTTAAAGGGATATGGTTGGAAAGATAGCCAATGGATGCAAAAAAGAGCCAAAACAAACATCCACGAATCACCAATGAACATCTATGAAGTGCATTTGGGCTCTTGGAGAAGAAAAGATGATGGAAGTTATCTAAGCTACACGGAAGCTGCAAAAGAATTAGCCCAGTACCTAGTCAAGTTGGGATATACCCACGTAGAGTTACTGCCCATTACCGAATATCCTTTCAAGGGGTCTTGGGGCTATCAGGTAAGTGGTTACTTTGCTCCAACCGCAAGGTATGGCACACCGCAAGAGTTTATGGAGTTTGTGGATATTATGCATTCTCATGGTATTGGTATCATACTGGATTGGGTACCTTCGCATTTTGTCACGGATGGTCATGGACTGATAGCTTTTGACGGCACTGCACTGTATGAATACGAAGATCCCAAAAAAGGCTACCATCCAGAGTGGAAGAGTGCTGTGTTTGATTATGGCAAAAACGAGGTGCGAGCCTTTTTAATCTCATCTGCCCATTTTTGGCTAGAAAAGTATCATATCGATGGGATTCGCGTAGACGCAGTTGCAAGTATGCTCTATCTTGATTATGGAAGAAAAGAGGGGGAGTGGGAACCAAATATCTATGGGGGCAATGAAAATTTAGAAGCGATCTCGTTTTTAAAACAGCTCAACGAGAGCTGCTATGGCACATTTGAAGGCATTACAATGATTGCAGAAGAATCCACCGCATTTCCAGGAGTTACGAAACCGGTCTATGCAGGAGGACTAGGATTTGGATACAAATGGAATATGGGCTGGATGCATGATACTTTGAAATACTTCAAAACCGATCCCCTCTTTCGCAAATATCACCATAATCAGATTACTTTTTCTATGTGGTATGCCTATGATGAAAATTTCATTTTGCCCCTCAGCCATGATGAAGTAGTCCATATGAAAGGCTCACTCATCAACAAAATGCCAGGAGATCTCAATCAGAAGCTGGCAAACTTAAAAGCCCTTTTTGGATATATGATGGCACATCCCGGAAAGAAACTCCTCTTTATGGGGGGAGAATTTGGTCAATACAAAGAGTGGGATTTTGATGGAGAACTTCAGTGGGAGCTTTTGCAAGATCCCAAACACAAAGCTTTGCAAAGGATGTTGCAAGATCTAAACACCCTTTATAAAACCACCCCGGCACTTTATCAATGGGATGAAAAAAGAGAAGGATTTATGTGGCTCAATGAAAAGGATTGGCAAAGAAGCGTCTTAAGTTTTGCAAGAGTGGCAAAAGATGAGAGTATCGTTGTTGTGTGCAATTTTGCCGATACCCAGTATGAAGATTATATATTGCCTGTTCCAAAAAAAGGGAGATATAAAGAGATTTTCAATTCACAACATCCCAAATATTTAGGATGGGATATGTTTGCTGATAGAGATATACAAAGCGAGCCAAAAGAGTGCTGTGGATTTGAAAACTCCATCACAATCACGCTTCCGGCTTTGAGTATTCTTTATTTTGAATTAACTTTGTAG
- a CDS encoding carboxymuconolactone decarboxylase family protein — MGKMAQKLEDIKRLIGKLQQQQPENIKNFLNFMTSVEKEGALSTKQKELVNVGLAVAAQCEWCIALHVKGALDSGASKEEILESAMQAVLMHGGPALMYMTPVEEALDEFAQ; from the coding sequence ATGGGCAAAATGGCACAAAAACTCGAAGATATCAAAAGACTCATCGGCAAATTGCAGCAGCAACAACCTGAAAATATCAAAAACTTCCTTAACTTCATGACGAGTGTAGAGAAAGAGGGAGCACTCTCTACAAAACAAAAAGAGCTTGTCAATGTAGGTCTTGCAGTTGCAGCCCAGTGTGAATGGTGCATAGCACTCCATGTCAAGGGTGCTCTGGATAGCGGTGCTAGCAAAGAGGAGATATTAGAATCTGCCATGCAAGCAGTTTTGATGCATGGGGGACCAGCTCTTATGTATATGACACCTGTTGAGGAGGCACTCGATGAATTCGCTCAGTAG
- a CDS encoding thiamine pyrophosphate-dependent dehydrogenase E1 component subunit alpha yields the protein MNSLSSTKVEKFYYLMRLGREFELAAKEEYMKGNIAGFLHLDIGQEACSVGSMQAFDKGDVFTHYREHVLAIARGMEPKLIMAELFGKVTGVSRGKGGSMHLFDPSLNFYGGDAIVAGHLPLATGCAYARKIQGEKAGVFTIFGDGATNAGAFFESINIAAAWKLPLIFFVENNYYAIGTRIGWVSPFEELYNKAKNFMPAKRIDGMNVCEVYKAVMEAKEHIENSLGPYFIEAETYRYEGHSMSDNGKYRSEEEMDIFKSRDPIENLKKEALRLGIVSQEYFDSADQKAQEVVQEAVEFAAASPEPNLKELYEDVYCKECTNVIP from the coding sequence ATGAATTCGCTCAGTAGTACAAAAGTAGAGAAGTTCTACTACCTCATGAGACTTGGCCGTGAGTTTGAACTTGCGGCCAAGGAGGAGTATATGAAAGGGAACATTGCAGGGTTTTTGCATCTTGATATCGGGCAAGAAGCCTGCAGTGTTGGAAGTATGCAAGCTTTTGACAAGGGTGATGTCTTTACTCATTACCGTGAGCATGTCCTAGCAATTGCTAGAGGTATGGAACCAAAACTCATCATGGCAGAGCTCTTTGGAAAAGTCACAGGAGTGAGCAGAGGAAAAGGTGGCAGTATGCACCTCTTTGATCCTAGCCTCAATTTTTATGGCGGAGATGCAATTGTAGCTGGGCACCTGCCGCTAGCTACCGGATGTGCATACGCAAGGAAAATCCAGGGAGAAAAGGCTGGAGTCTTTACAATTTTTGGTGATGGAGCAACAAATGCGGGAGCATTTTTTGAGAGCATAAATATTGCAGCAGCTTGGAAACTACCTCTTATTTTCTTTGTAGAGAACAACTACTACGCAATTGGTACACGCATTGGCTGGGTGAGTCCTTTTGAAGAGCTCTACAACAAAGCCAAGAACTTCATGCCAGCAAAACGAATCGATGGTATGAATGTATGTGAAGTTTACAAGGCTGTGATGGAAGCAAAAGAGCATATCGAAAATAGTCTTGGCCCCTACTTCATTGAAGCTGAAACTTATCGCTATGAAGGACACTCTATGAGTGACAATGGTAAGTATCGCAGCGAGGAGGAGATGGATATCTTCAAATCCCGCGATCCGATAGAAAATCTCAAAAAAGAGGCTCTGCGCCTAGGGATTGTCTCACAAGAGTACTTTGATAGTGCAGATCAAAAAGCGCAAGAGGTAGTCCAAGAGGCTGTAGAGTTTGCAGCTGCTTCACCTGAGCCAAATCTCAAAGAGCTTTATGAAGATGTTTATTGCAAGGAGTGTACAAATGTTATACCGTGA
- a CDS encoding alpha-ketoacid dehydrogenase subunit beta, producing the protein MLYREALNRAIDEMMEADESVVILGEDVGRYGGSYRVSEGLFAKYGAKRVIDTPIAELSIVGNAIGMAIAGLRPIAEIMTVNFSLLAMDQIVNHAAKFRYMSGGKMTIPLTIRMPGGVSRQLAAQHSESYETLYSAIPGLIVLAASNATYAYYGLKAAIAMNDPVIFLEHELLYPQEMEFKEQKAFDPFKAEVVKEGKDLTILTYLKMRYDVLEAVPTIEKELGISIEVIDLNSLRPLDMQTIAASVQKTKRVVMVEEDHKTGGYGAEVIARITEELFYTLDAPPLRIAGEDVPIAYNRKLELASIPTPEKIVSRIIAWGAKHGI; encoded by the coding sequence ATGTTATACCGTGAAGCTCTCAATAGAGCAATAGATGAGATGATGGAGGCAGATGAGAGTGTTGTGATACTTGGAGAAGATGTAGGAAGATATGGAGGGAGTTACCGTGTCAGTGAGGGACTCTTTGCCAAATATGGAGCCAAAAGGGTTATCGACACTCCTATTGCAGAGCTAAGTATCGTAGGCAATGCTATAGGGATGGCAATTGCAGGTCTTCGCCCTATAGCAGAAATCATGACAGTCAATTTTTCACTTTTAGCAATGGATCAGATCGTCAACCATGCAGCAAAATTTCGCTATATGAGTGGTGGGAAAATGACAATACCTCTTACCATCCGTATGCCAGGTGGCGTATCGAGGCAACTTGCAGCGCAGCATAGCGAAAGTTATGAGACACTCTACTCTGCAATTCCTGGTCTCATAGTTTTGGCCGCTAGCAATGCCACCTATGCCTACTATGGACTCAAAGCAGCAATAGCTATGAACGATCCTGTGATCTTTTTGGAGCATGAGCTACTCTATCCACAAGAGATGGAATTCAAAGAGCAAAAAGCGTTCGATCCTTTCAAGGCTGAGGTAGTCAAAGAGGGAAAAGATTTGACAATTTTGACGTATCTCAAAATGCGCTACGATGTGCTTGAAGCAGTTCCTACAATAGAAAAAGAGCTTGGAATTTCAATAGAAGTGATAGACCTCAACTCCCTCAGGCCTCTTGATATGCAAACGATAGCAGCGTCAGTGCAAAAGACAAAAAGAGTGGTAATGGTTGAAGAGGATCACAAAACAGGAGGGTATGGAGCTGAAGTGATTGCAAGAATCACTGAAGAACTCTTCTACACTCTTGATGCACCACCTCTACGCATTGCAGGTGAAGATGTGCCTATTGCCTACAATAGAAAACTTGAACTCGCCTCCATCCCAACTCCAGAAAAAATAGTCTCAAGAATAATTGCGTGGGGAGCAAAACATGGAATATAA
- a CDS encoding 2-oxo acid dehydrogenase subunit E2 has translation MEYKITMPVLSDTMEKGKLIKWHVNEGQQVKKGDVIAEVESDKAIMEVQTFKDGVVKKLLVKEGDEVPVKSPIAIIETATAQAHAQQTPSQPKEESHPQSSTSSQTLPPELAAILPTKTKELKTQEQKETKASAVVKAVKGAASPAARVEAQKLGIDIEKLQAEQKLPKPAHLKDIKLEALKRYFTPKALELLQEYALDPSVFAHDHKIDADEVQAYIKSHNIPKTIPLSTNRLAVKSNVETAAKKPIYHVYETFTLNPPEDVKITAYLLKVIGDTMQNHPLTRAVLEDESYKIYPASNISVAVAKGDALYMVVCKNIESKNLKEIDTWVKEIKQRDYSPDDLQGSTFGLSNLGMFGIRAFDAMINKKDSGIAAFGKVDKNRVEAVFTFDHRILNGVDAAKFVSELKNNFAKGIDV, from the coding sequence ATGGAATATAAAATCACAATGCCAGTCCTTTCTGATACTATGGAGAAAGGAAAACTCATCAAGTGGCATGTTAATGAGGGTCAGCAGGTCAAAAAAGGTGATGTGATCGCTGAGGTTGAGAGTGACAAAGCTATCATGGAGGTACAAACGTTCAAAGACGGAGTAGTCAAAAAACTTCTTGTCAAAGAGGGGGATGAAGTTCCAGTCAAAAGCCCTATTGCTATCATTGAGACAGCTACTGCACAAGCGCATGCACAACAGACTCCATCACAACCAAAAGAGGAGTCACATCCTCAAAGCTCAACCTCTTCGCAAACTCTGCCTCCGGAGCTTGCAGCAATACTGCCAACAAAAACTAAGGAACTAAAAACCCAAGAGCAAAAAGAGACTAAAGCATCTGCAGTTGTAAAAGCTGTAAAAGGAGCAGCCTCCCCTGCTGCAAGAGTAGAGGCGCAGAAATTGGGCATAGACATCGAAAAACTGCAAGCTGAACAAAAGCTTCCAAAACCAGCACATCTTAAAGATATCAAATTAGAAGCTCTCAAACGCTACTTTACTCCCAAAGCTTTGGAGCTGCTCCAAGAGTATGCGCTTGATCCTTCTGTTTTTGCACATGATCACAAAATTGATGCAGATGAGGTGCAAGCGTATATAAAGAGTCACAATATCCCAAAAACCATTCCGCTCTCCACGAACCGTCTAGCAGTTAAGAGCAATGTTGAAACTGCAGCCAAAAAGCCGATCTACCATGTGTATGAGACTTTTACTCTCAATCCTCCAGAAGATGTGAAAATAACTGCCTATCTTCTCAAAGTTATAGGTGATACGATGCAAAACCACCCTCTCACACGTGCTGTGCTAGAAGACGAGAGCTACAAAATCTACCCAGCTTCCAATATCAGCGTAGCAGTTGCAAAAGGGGATGCGCTCTATATGGTTGTGTGCAAAAATATCGAATCAAAAAACCTCAAAGAGATAGATACGTGGGTCAAAGAGATAAAACAAAGAGATTATTCTCCAGATGATTTGCAAGGCTCCACTTTTGGTCTAAGTAATCTTGGAATGTTTGGTATCAGAGCCTTCGATGCGATGATTAACAAAAAAGACTCTGGAATAGCTGCTTTTGGAAAAGTAGATAAAAACAGAGTCGAAGCAGTATTTACTTTCGATCATAGAATCCTCAATGGTGTAGATGCAGCAAAATTTGTAAGTGAACTCAAAAACAACTTCGCAAAGGGTATCGATGTATGA
- a CDS encoding NAD(P)/FAD-dependent oxidoreductase, protein MYDIIFIGGGLNYAGAVVAAKRGLKVALVEQDMEHIGGTCLNNGCIPSKHFLHLAETEAKLKNKAFVRHKDKLKLEVAVKEKDEVVHKAHRSIEAQCMSAGVELIEGKGYILDDKKVKVNEKVLEAHYVILGTGSSPFIPQGIEYNGSSIITSDEVLNLKDFPQNIAIYGSGAIGLEMASFFAACGIETSLIFRHEHISNKIHPTLLSSLEKALQNLGVKFLKNTTILEATEHNKRAKITTNEGVLEFDKLLVATGRKPSTDVVKTDTIKVSRAIETDEYFETSMQGVYAIGDCNGKLQLAHAARAMVLNVVDTILGKKAKLNLDNIPKFIYTLPLQYAAVGLTKVNLDKSRLNYKEAYFPLSALALSHLTGAEQGGIVLYTDPENFIIGAELLAPHAEELIGIITTALAGEMDKDTLIDAVFAHPTFSESIDRVLRRVQ, encoded by the coding sequence ATGTATGATATTATCTTCATAGGTGGCGGACTCAACTATGCTGGTGCAGTTGTCGCAGCAAAGAGGGGACTCAAAGTTGCTCTCGTAGAGCAAGATATGGAACATATTGGAGGAACATGTCTCAATAATGGGTGTATCCCTTCAAAGCACTTCCTCCATCTAGCCGAAACAGAAGCCAAACTCAAAAACAAAGCTTTTGTAAGACATAAAGATAAGCTCAAGTTGGAAGTAGCAGTAAAAGAGAAAGATGAAGTCGTTCACAAAGCTCACCGCTCAATAGAAGCGCAGTGCATGAGTGCTGGCGTTGAACTTATTGAGGGTAAGGGCTATATCCTTGATGACAAAAAAGTAAAAGTAAACGAAAAAGTTTTAGAAGCACACTATGTCATCCTTGGAACAGGCTCATCCCCTTTTATTCCACAAGGTATCGAATACAATGGATCGAGTATCATAACAAGCGATGAGGTACTCAATCTCAAAGATTTCCCACAAAATATCGCAATATATGGAAGTGGTGCTATAGGACTTGAGATGGCGAGCTTTTTTGCTGCATGTGGGATAGAGACTTCTCTTATCTTTCGCCATGAACATATCTCAAACAAAATTCACCCTACTCTCTTGAGTTCTCTTGAAAAAGCACTGCAAAATCTTGGGGTAAAATTTTTAAAAAACACAACCATCCTCGAGGCTACTGAGCACAATAAAAGAGCAAAAATTACAACAAATGAAGGTGTTTTAGAGTTTGACAAGCTCCTTGTAGCAACGGGGAGAAAACCAAGCACAGATGTAGTCAAAACTGATACAATCAAAGTATCAAGAGCGATTGAGACAGATGAGTATTTTGAAACTTCCATGCAAGGGGTCTATGCTATAGGCGACTGCAACGGCAAACTCCAGCTTGCTCACGCTGCTAGGGCAATGGTACTCAATGTAGTTGATACAATATTGGGCAAAAAAGCAAAACTCAATCTCGATAACATTCCAAAATTTATCTATACCCTCCCTTTGCAATATGCCGCAGTAGGACTAACAAAAGTAAATCTTGATAAATCAAGATTGAATTACAAAGAAGCATATTTCCCTCTCTCCGCCCTTGCTCTTTCACACCTTACAGGTGCTGAGCAAGGTGGAATTGTACTCTATACAGATCCAGAGAATTTCATAATAGGTGCTGAACTCCTCGCTCCACATGCTGAGGAACTTATAGGCATCATAACGACTGCTCTTGCAGGCGAAATGGATAAAGATACTCTTATAGATGCTGTATTTGCTCATCCAACATTTAGTGAAAGTATTGATAGAGTTTTGAGGAGAGTTCAATGA